The following are from one region of the Angustibacter sp. Root456 genome:
- a CDS encoding FadR/GntR family transcriptional regulator, with amino-acid sequence MSDLIELSLAGVLDGGAEGLLGPRPATKNVGEQLAERLVTAVALGVYVPGQRLPSERELSELVGVSRTGVREAIHRLADAGYVEVRRGRQGGAFVRADWGPQSHDMIRRYLLPNWERFQAVLDARLHIEGTIARVAAERRTASDIDRMRAAHRAYTGAADRDASRVADQQLHLAVAEATGNPVLTALSVQIRSRVSLGLGAEPYTSSVRDKAAVQHEQLVDAIADGDAELAARLAQEHFGLTERLLRKLVRRVSKELGS; translated from the coding sequence GTGAGTGACCTCATCGAGCTGAGCCTGGCGGGCGTCCTGGACGGCGGCGCCGAGGGGCTGCTGGGCCCGCGCCCGGCCACCAAGAACGTCGGCGAGCAGCTCGCCGAGCGACTGGTCACGGCGGTCGCCCTCGGCGTCTACGTCCCGGGCCAGCGGCTGCCGAGCGAGCGCGAGCTCTCCGAGCTGGTCGGCGTGTCGAGAACCGGTGTGCGCGAGGCGATCCACCGTCTCGCCGACGCCGGGTACGTCGAGGTGCGCCGCGGTCGCCAGGGCGGTGCGTTCGTCCGCGCCGACTGGGGTCCGCAGTCGCACGACATGATCCGCCGCTACCTGCTGCCCAACTGGGAGCGCTTCCAGGCGGTGCTCGACGCCCGCCTGCACATCGAGGGCACCATCGCGCGCGTCGCCGCCGAGCGTCGCACCGCCTCCGACATCGACCGCATGCGCGCAGCCCACCGGGCGTACACCGGCGCGGCCGACCGCGACGCCTCCCGAGTCGCCGACCAGCAGCTGCACCTGGCGGTCGCCGAGGCGACCGGTAACCCGGTGCTGACAGCGCTGTCGGTGCAGATCCGCTCGCGGGTCAGCCTCGGGCTGGGCGCCGAGCCGTACACCTCGTCGGTGCGGGACAAGGCCGCCGTGCAGCACGAGCAGCTCGTCGACGCCATCGCGGACGGCGACGCCGAGCTGGCCGCCCGGCTGGCCCAGGAGCACTTCGGACTCACCGAGCGGTTGCTGCGCAAGCTCGTGCGCCGGGTGAGCAAGGAGCTCGGCTCATGA
- a CDS encoding M20/M25/M40 family metallo-hydrolase — protein sequence MNGTTMDSEAFDRAVTRHESRALDFLEALVRQPSHLGHEVGAQEVFAAELADLGFTTTVLPFDDGLADDERAGVLQDVPGPRQNTYASLTGELRSSLLLHGHIDVVPASTPELWASDPFEPRRDEGRLYGRGAGDMKCGFAMATLALRALRDVVPDFGTWSLGFLAAVEEECTGNGTLSAARQGVLADAVVAVEPTGLDLLLGGVGIVWVDVTVVGRSAHAEAAHLAVNPFDLLWELVADLRRWTAELSAAERDPVLRDVESPYNLNVGVVSGGDWPSSVPGKATARLRLAYPTAWTPEQAEHEVAARIARCAAASGRFPQPPQVRSSGFRAPGYHLDAEHDLAVRLRRAHQAAHGREPAAYALGSTTDARTYIRYFDTPAICFGPTAANIHGIDESVEIASIAAGARTLGRFVADWFEEPGGART from the coding sequence ATGAACGGGACGACGATGGACTCCGAGGCGTTCGACCGCGCGGTGACGCGGCACGAGTCGCGCGCCCTCGACTTCCTCGAGGCGCTGGTGCGCCAGCCGAGCCACCTCGGCCACGAGGTCGGTGCCCAGGAGGTCTTCGCGGCCGAGCTCGCTGACCTCGGCTTCACCACGACGGTGCTGCCCTTCGACGACGGCCTCGCGGACGACGAGCGGGCTGGCGTGCTGCAGGACGTGCCGGGCCCACGCCAGAACACCTACGCCTCGCTGACCGGAGAGCTGCGGTCGTCCCTGCTGCTGCACGGCCACATCGACGTCGTCCCGGCGAGCACGCCCGAGCTGTGGGCGTCCGACCCGTTCGAACCGCGCCGCGACGAGGGCCGCCTGTACGGTCGCGGCGCGGGGGACATGAAGTGCGGCTTCGCCATGGCCACGCTGGCGCTGCGGGCGCTGCGCGACGTCGTCCCCGACTTCGGCACGTGGTCGCTGGGGTTCCTGGCCGCCGTCGAGGAGGAGTGCACGGGCAACGGCACGCTGTCAGCGGCTCGGCAGGGCGTGCTCGCCGACGCCGTGGTGGCCGTCGAGCCGACCGGGCTCGACCTGCTGCTCGGCGGGGTCGGCATCGTCTGGGTCGACGTCACCGTCGTGGGCCGCTCCGCGCACGCCGAGGCCGCGCACCTCGCGGTGAACCCGTTCGACCTCCTGTGGGAGCTCGTCGCCGACCTGCGCCGCTGGACCGCCGAGCTGTCAGCGGCCGAGCGCGACCCGGTGCTGCGCGACGTCGAGAGCCCCTACAACCTCAACGTCGGCGTGGTGTCGGGCGGCGACTGGCCGTCGTCCGTGCCGGGCAAGGCCACGGCTCGCCTTCGCCTGGCCTACCCCACCGCGTGGACGCCGGAGCAGGCCGAGCACGAGGTGGCCGCCCGCATCGCGCGCTGCGCCGCCGCCAGCGGCCGGTTCCCGCAGCCGCCGCAGGTGCGCAGCAGCGGGTTCCGGGCCCCGGGGTACCACCTCGACGCCGAGCACGACCTGGCCGTGCGGCTGCGCCGCGCCCACCAGGCGGCCCACGGTCGTGAGCCGGCGGCCTACGCGCTCGGCAGCACCACCGACGCCCGCACCTACATCCGGTACTTCGACACCCCGGCGATCTGCTTCGGGCCCACGGCGGCCAACATCCACGGGATCGACGAGTCGGTGGAGATCGCCTCGATCGCAGCGGGTGCCCGCACGCTCGGTCGGTTCGTCGCGGACTGGTTCGAGGAGCCTGGAGGAGCCCGGACGTGA
- the pxpA gene encoding 5-oxoprolinase subunit PxpA, which produces MTVKVTINSDMGESFGIHSFGNDDALLPHIDTANIACGFHAGDPVGIHETVAKAAAAGVTVGAHPGLPDAVGFGRREMKLFPEEVRDLVLYQVGALKAFCDIEGVPLDHIKPHGSLYGMVARDEELMDALCDVAVHYGVPVYGMTGTAHERVAQRRDVPFVAEFYVDLGYRADGSLIIARRPHATAPELAAQRAVRALREGVAEADTGERIPVSFTSICVHSDTATAVAVAAAVRDVIESADTDVTEKGSQHG; this is translated from the coding sequence ATGACGGTGAAGGTCACGATCAACTCCGACATGGGGGAGTCCTTCGGGATCCACTCGTTCGGCAACGACGACGCCCTGCTGCCCCACATCGACACCGCGAACATCGCGTGCGGATTCCACGCCGGCGATCCGGTGGGTATCCACGAGACCGTCGCCAAGGCTGCGGCCGCAGGTGTGACGGTGGGGGCGCACCCCGGCCTGCCGGACGCCGTGGGCTTCGGGCGGCGCGAGATGAAGCTGTTCCCCGAGGAGGTGCGCGACCTCGTGCTCTACCAGGTCGGTGCACTGAAGGCGTTCTGCGACATCGAGGGAGTGCCGCTCGACCACATCAAGCCGCACGGCTCGCTCTACGGCATGGTCGCTCGCGACGAAGAGCTGATGGACGCGCTGTGCGACGTCGCCGTCCACTACGGCGTCCCGGTGTACGGCATGACGGGGACGGCGCACGAGCGGGTCGCGCAGCGGCGCGACGTGCCGTTCGTCGCCGAGTTCTACGTCGACCTGGGCTACCGCGCCGACGGCAGCCTCATCATCGCTCGCCGACCGCACGCGACGGCGCCGGAGCTCGCGGCCCAGCGGGCCGTGCGGGCGCTGCGGGAGGGCGTCGCCGAGGCCGACACCGGCGAACGCATCCCGGTGAGCTTCACGAGCATCTGCGTCCACTCCGACACCGCCACCGCCGTCGCGGTGGCGGCGGCGGTGCGCGACGTCATCGAGTCCGCCGACACGGACGTCACCGAGAAGGGAAGTCAGCATGGCTGA
- a CDS encoding SDR family NAD(P)-dependent oxidoreductase, translating into MSGVLSGQTALVTGGASGIGRAIAAAFVDSGAQVVVLDRDPAVSQEAAEALGARGAVAADVTDEQAVVRAVAEAEEQLGRIDVLVNSAGILTQSPLVEMSLAQWQQTIDVDLTGVFLLCRHVVPGMVARGFGRVINIASQLALKGGTSLTHYSAAKAGVIGLTKSLALEVARDGVLVNAIAPGPIETPLVDGISEDWKQAKRAELPLGRFGTPAEVAPTAVLLASSPGGDLYVGQTLGPNSGDVMP; encoded by the coding sequence ATGAGCGGCGTCCTGAGCGGGCAGACCGCACTGGTCACCGGAGGGGCCAGCGGTATCGGGCGGGCGATCGCGGCGGCGTTCGTCGACAGCGGCGCGCAGGTCGTGGTGCTCGACCGCGATCCAGCGGTGAGCCAGGAGGCAGCCGAGGCCCTGGGCGCGCGCGGAGCGGTCGCGGCCGACGTCACCGACGAGCAGGCGGTGGTGCGCGCGGTGGCCGAGGCGGAAGAGCAGCTGGGCCGCATCGACGTCCTCGTGAACTCCGCGGGCATCCTCACGCAGTCGCCGCTGGTCGAGATGTCGCTGGCCCAGTGGCAGCAGACGATCGACGTCGACCTCACCGGCGTGTTCCTCCTGTGCCGCCACGTCGTGCCCGGCATGGTGGCCCGCGGGTTCGGGCGGGTCATCAACATCGCCTCGCAGCTCGCGCTCAAGGGTGGCACGTCGCTGACGCACTACAGCGCCGCCAAGGCCGGCGTCATCGGCCTCACCAAGTCCCTGGCGCTGGAGGTGGCGCGCGACGGCGTCCTGGTCAACGCGATCGCCCCCGGACCCATCGAGACGCCACTCGTCGACGGCATCTCCGAGGACTGGAAGCAGGCCAAGCGGGCCGAGCTGCCGCTCGGGCGGTTCGGCACGCCGGCCGAGGTGGCACCCACGGCGGTGCTGCTGGCCAGCTCACCGGGCGGCGACCTGTACGTCGGGCAGACGCTCGGCCCGAACTCCGGCGACGTGATGCCGTAA
- a CDS encoding acetyl-CoA carboxylase, with protein MAEHVVHSPLPGVFYRRPSPDADPYVEPGEQVTADQTIGLVEVMKQFAEVKAGADGTLVSFVVEAEQVLSPGEPVATIEVA; from the coding sequence ATGGCTGAGCACGTCGTCCACTCTCCGCTCCCCGGGGTCTTCTACCGCAGGCCCTCACCCGACGCCGACCCGTACGTCGAGCCGGGTGAGCAGGTGACGGCGGACCAGACGATCGGCCTGGTCGAGGTGATGAAGCAGTTCGCCGAGGTGAAGGCCGGGGCCGACGGAACACTCGTGTCGTTCGTGGTCGAGGCCGAGCAGGTGCTGTCGCCGGGCGAGCCGGTCGCCACCATCGAGGTCGCCTGA
- a CDS encoding methyl-accepting chemotaxis protein, with the protein MKRLTTLSIHARLVAIVALFAVGVGVLALVASSKMTSRIMTERKTATRGVVETALGVVTYYGDRVTSGELTKEQAQQAALATLSGLRYSGKEYFWVNDMHPTMLMHPMKPELVGKDLTDNVDPDGKHLFVEFTKVVQAKGSGFVDYQWPKPGFKDPQPKVSYVAGYAPWGWVVGSGIYVDDVRSVAWHETLKLLLSGLGVLVLVGGAALLIGRTIVRPIRSATRVLASGDLTTRLHEGRGRTELEQLAVALNATLDRSAAVAADVGAAVTELDDAAHALVSTSDDISAAAERSAQQTETAVASAQAVSTGIDQVASGTHQMGASITEIAQNAHAVAKIASEAVQLAEGSNHTVAALGESSAQISSVVKVITTIAEQTNLLALNATIEAARAGEAGKGFAVVAGEVKELAQETARATGDISARVESIQGAVSQAADQIAQIGEIIGRINDFQATIAGAVEEQTATTSLMAASLTQAADGGREVTVTLEGVDAASRHTTAELARIREAAHALAETSQRLRDAVRVG; encoded by the coding sequence ATGAAGCGCCTCACCACGCTGTCCATCCACGCCCGCCTCGTCGCGATCGTCGCGCTCTTCGCCGTCGGCGTCGGTGTGCTCGCGCTCGTCGCCTCGTCGAAGATGACGTCGCGCATCATGACCGAGCGCAAGACCGCCACCCGGGGCGTCGTCGAGACGGCGCTCGGGGTCGTCACGTACTACGGCGACCGCGTGACGTCCGGTGAGCTGACGAAGGAGCAGGCGCAGCAGGCCGCTCTGGCCACCCTCAGCGGGCTGCGTTACTCGGGCAAGGAGTACTTCTGGGTCAACGACATGCACCCGACGATGCTCATGCACCCCATGAAGCCAGAGCTGGTGGGCAAGGACCTCACCGACAACGTCGACCCCGACGGCAAGCACCTGTTCGTGGAGTTCACCAAGGTCGTGCAGGCCAAGGGCTCCGGCTTCGTCGACTACCAGTGGCCGAAGCCGGGCTTCAAGGACCCGCAGCCCAAGGTGTCGTACGTCGCGGGCTACGCCCCGTGGGGCTGGGTGGTCGGTTCGGGCATCTACGTCGACGACGTCCGGTCGGTCGCCTGGCACGAGACCCTCAAGCTCCTGCTGAGCGGGCTCGGTGTCCTGGTGCTCGTCGGCGGTGCCGCCCTGCTCATCGGTCGCACGATCGTGCGCCCGATCCGGTCGGCCACGCGCGTGCTCGCGAGCGGTGACCTCACCACGCGCCTGCACGAGGGACGGGGCCGCACCGAGCTCGAGCAGCTCGCCGTCGCGCTCAACGCCACGCTCGACCGGTCGGCCGCCGTCGCCGCCGACGTCGGCGCCGCCGTCACCGAGCTGGACGACGCCGCGCACGCCCTCGTCAGCACCAGCGATGACATCTCCGCGGCCGCGGAGCGCTCGGCGCAGCAGACCGAGACGGCCGTGGCGTCGGCCCAGGCGGTGAGCACGGGCATCGACCAGGTGGCCTCCGGCACCCACCAGATGGGCGCGTCGATCACCGAGATCGCGCAGAACGCCCACGCCGTGGCCAAGATCGCGAGCGAGGCGGTGCAGCTGGCCGAGGGCAGCAACCACACGGTGGCGGCGCTGGGCGAGTCGTCGGCCCAGATCAGCAGCGTCGTCAAGGTGATCACGACGATCGCCGAGCAGACCAACCTGCTGGCCCTCAACGCCACCATCGAGGCAGCCCGCGCCGGCGAGGCCGGCAAGGGCTTCGCCGTCGTGGCCGGCGAGGTGAAGGAGCTCGCGCAGGAGACGGCGCGCGCCACCGGCGACATCTCGGCCCGCGTGGAGTCGATCCAGGGCGCGGTGTCGCAGGCCGCCGACCAGATCGCCCAGATCGGCGAGATCATCGGCCGGATCAACGACTTCCAGGCCACGATCGCCGGGGCCGTCGAGGAGCAGACGGCCACGACCTCGCTCATGGCGGCCAGCCTGACCCAGGCGGCCGACGGCGGCCGCGAGGTCACCGTGACGCTCGAGGGCGTCGACGCGGCGTCCCGGCACACGACGGCGGAGCTCGCCCGCATCCGCGAGGCCGCCCACGCGCTGGCCGAGACCTCGCAGCGGCTGCGCGACGCCGTGCGGGTGGGGTGA
- a CDS encoding acetyl/propionyl/methylcrotonyl-CoA carboxylase subunit alpha, whose amino-acid sequence MRKLFIANRGEIAVRVARAARELGISTVAVCSEADVDAVHVRYADEHVVVGPAPAGQSYLDVDAVVAAAKGCGADAVHPGYGFLSENADFAERVIGAGMTWVGPSPEAIRLMGDKARARASAQQAGVPTIAGSDGAVVDLAAAQRVAADVGYPVAIKAAAGGGGRGIRVVGSDDELRSQLPVAQAEARAAFGSAEVYLERFVPRARHIEVQVFGDGTDVIHMGTRDCSMQRRRQKVVEEAGDLGLPADVERAMTDAAVRLASAVSYRGAGTVEFLYDAERKDFAFIEMNTRIQVEHPVTEMVWGFDLVQEQLLVARGQALSRFQDQHPPRGHAIEVRLNAEDPATGFMPSPGPLTRFRLPGGPFVRVDSGYEEGGQVPPFYDSLLAKVIVWGATRDEAISRLRRALAEVEVEGVATTVGFLRDVVDLPEFRSSDHHTRFLEEWMAREEVAV is encoded by the coding sequence ATGCGAAAGCTCTTCATCGCCAACCGCGGTGAGATCGCCGTGCGCGTCGCCAGGGCGGCGCGCGAGCTCGGTATCTCCACGGTCGCGGTGTGCAGCGAGGCGGACGTCGACGCGGTGCACGTGCGCTACGCCGACGAGCACGTGGTGGTCGGCCCCGCACCCGCCGGCCAGAGCTACCTCGACGTCGACGCCGTCGTCGCGGCGGCGAAGGGGTGCGGTGCCGACGCCGTGCACCCCGGGTACGGCTTCCTGTCGGAGAACGCCGACTTCGCCGAGCGCGTCATCGGTGCGGGGATGACCTGGGTCGGTCCCTCGCCCGAGGCGATCCGGCTCATGGGCGACAAGGCACGTGCTCGGGCCAGCGCCCAGCAGGCCGGCGTCCCGACGATCGCCGGGTCGGACGGTGCGGTGGTGGACCTCGCGGCCGCCCAGCGCGTGGCGGCCGACGTCGGTTACCCGGTGGCCATCAAGGCCGCGGCGGGCGGCGGTGGCCGAGGCATCCGCGTCGTGGGCTCCGACGACGAGCTGCGCTCCCAGCTGCCCGTGGCGCAGGCCGAGGCGCGGGCGGCGTTCGGCAGCGCCGAGGTGTACCTCGAGCGCTTCGTCCCCCGGGCCCGGCACATCGAGGTGCAGGTGTTCGGCGACGGCACCGACGTGATCCACATGGGCACACGCGACTGCTCGATGCAGCGCCGCCGGCAGAAGGTCGTCGAGGAAGCCGGCGACCTCGGCCTGCCCGCCGACGTCGAACGCGCCATGACGGATGCCGCGGTGCGGCTGGCGAGCGCGGTGTCGTACCGCGGCGCGGGCACGGTGGAGTTCCTCTACGACGCCGAGCGGAAGGACTTCGCGTTCATCGAGATGAACACCCGCATCCAGGTGGAGCACCCCGTCACCGAGATGGTGTGGGGTTTCGACCTCGTGCAGGAGCAGCTGCTGGTCGCTCGTGGGCAGGCGCTGTCACGGTTCCAGGACCAGCACCCACCGCGCGGGCACGCCATCGAGGTGCGGCTGAACGCCGAGGACCCCGCGACGGGGTTCATGCCCAGCCCGGGACCGCTCACGCGCTTTCGCCTCCCCGGCGGCCCCTTCGTCCGCGTCGACTCGGGGTACGAGGAGGGCGGTCAGGTGCCGCCGTTCTACGACTCGCTGCTCGCCAAGGTGATCGTGTGGGGGGCGACGCGCGACGAAGCGATCTCCCGGCTGCGCCGCGCGCTCGCCGAGGTGGAGGTGGAGGGCGTGGCCACCACCGTCGGCTTCCTGCGCGACGTCGTCGACCTGCCCGAGTTCCGCAGCAGCGACCACCACACCCGGTTCCTGGAGGAGTGGATGGCGCGAGAGGAGGTGGCGGTGTGA
- a CDS encoding ABC transporter permease, producing the protein MSSYGRFVLRRLLITIPALVVMSVFVFAIMRLIPGDPVRSMLGFRATPENVVVIRHQLGLDRPAVEQYFSWVGGILHGDFGQDYVSRVPISELLAQRFPVTLELTVLSLALALLVGVPLGVLAASGSRWVRRLTDGYVVAGVSIPDFWLGIMLVLLFAAVLGWLPPSGYTPLSESLGDNLRYLALPVLTLAVGESAYLLRTTRGAMESVLRRPFIRFLEAKGVSRRGVVWRHALRNAAIPIITVTAIQFGVLLGGAIVVESLFALPGVGRMVVTAINQRNYPVVQAGILCVAALFMLVSVLTDLLTGWVDPRIADGQES; encoded by the coding sequence ATGAGCTCCTACGGCCGCTTCGTGCTGCGGCGGCTGCTCATCACGATCCCCGCCCTCGTGGTGATGAGCGTCTTCGTCTTCGCCATCATGCGGCTCATCCCCGGCGACCCTGTGCGCTCGATGCTGGGCTTTCGCGCCACCCCGGAGAACGTCGTCGTGATCCGTCACCAGCTCGGACTCGACCGACCGGCGGTGGAGCAGTACTTCTCCTGGGTCGGTGGCATCCTGCACGGCGACTTCGGCCAGGACTACGTCAGTCGCGTGCCGATCTCCGAGCTTCTCGCGCAACGGTTCCCGGTGACCCTCGAGCTCACGGTGCTGTCACTCGCTCTCGCGCTGCTCGTCGGAGTGCCGCTCGGTGTGCTCGCGGCGTCTGGCTCGCGCTGGGTGCGCCGGCTCACCGACGGCTACGTCGTCGCCGGCGTCAGCATCCCCGACTTCTGGCTCGGCATCATGCTGGTGCTGCTCTTCGCCGCCGTGCTCGGCTGGCTGCCGCCGTCGGGGTACACGCCGCTCTCCGAGTCCCTCGGCGACAACCTGCGCTACCTCGCCCTGCCGGTGCTCACGCTGGCGGTGGGGGAGAGCGCGTACCTGCTGCGCACCACGCGCGGTGCCATGGAGTCGGTGCTGCGGCGGCCCTTCATCCGGTTCCTCGAGGCCAAGGGCGTGAGCCGGCGCGGCGTCGTCTGGCGGCACGCGCTGCGCAACGCGGCGATCCCGATCATCACGGTCACCGCGATCCAGTTCGGCGTGCTGCTCGGCGGCGCGATAGTCGTCGAGAGCCTCTTCGCGCTACCCGGTGTGGGCCGGATGGTCGTGACCGCCATCAACCAGCGCAACTACCCCGTGGTGCAGGCCGGCATCCTGTGCGTCGCCGCGCTCTTCATGCTCGTGTCGGTGCTCACCGACCTGCTCACCGGCTGGGTCGACCCCCGGATCGCTGACGGGCAGGAGTCATGA
- a CDS encoding allophanate hydrolase subunit 1 — translation MSAAVANPRYSWGGDEHLVVQIAEAMSLEANFTAMAMSKALADEGLDGVVDICPGNASLLIRFDPDVIHPRQLEAVVRRIEVGVTEAPRLGLDTRIIEVPVWYDDPYTNETGARFRDRHQRPEGNDLEFAAIANGLDSVEAFIEAHSGLPWITSMVGFVAGLPFMFQMVEQERQLQVPKYIRPRTDTPALTVGYGGCFSCIYSVRGAGGYQMFGLTPAPIFDPEQRLPDFADFMVFFRPGDIVKFRPIDEAEYRGIQAEVEAGTYRFRTAPVKFTLEDFLADPDRYNAGLLEALNVH, via the coding sequence GTGAGCGCCGCCGTGGCGAACCCCCGCTACTCCTGGGGTGGCGACGAGCACCTCGTGGTGCAGATCGCCGAGGCGATGAGCCTGGAGGCCAACTTCACCGCCATGGCGATGAGCAAGGCCCTCGCCGACGAAGGCCTCGACGGCGTGGTCGACATCTGTCCGGGCAACGCGTCCTTGCTGATCCGCTTCGACCCCGACGTGATCCATCCCCGTCAGCTCGAGGCCGTCGTCCGGCGCATCGAGGTCGGCGTCACCGAGGCGCCACGGCTGGGGCTCGACACGCGCATCATCGAGGTGCCGGTCTGGTACGACGACCCGTACACGAACGAGACCGGAGCCCGCTTCCGCGACCGTCACCAGCGGCCGGAGGGCAACGACCTGGAGTTCGCGGCGATCGCCAACGGGCTGGACTCGGTGGAGGCGTTCATCGAGGCGCACTCCGGCTTGCCGTGGATCACGTCCATGGTGGGGTTCGTCGCCGGACTGCCGTTCATGTTCCAGATGGTCGAGCAGGAGCGGCAGCTCCAGGTGCCGAAGTACATCCGGCCGCGCACCGACACACCGGCCCTGACCGTCGGCTACGGCGGCTGCTTCTCGTGCATCTACTCGGTGCGCGGGGCGGGCGGCTACCAGATGTTCGGTCTCACCCCGGCGCCGATCTTCGACCCCGAGCAGCGGCTGCCCGACTTCGCGGACTTCATGGTGTTCTTCCGCCCTGGGGACATCGTGAAGTTCCGTCCCATCGACGAGGCCGAGTACCGCGGCATCCAGGCGGAGGTCGAGGCCGGCACCTACCGGTTCCGGACGGCGCCCGTGAAGTTCACCCTGGAGGACTTCCTCGCCGACCCCGACCGCTACAACGCAGGTCTCCTGGAGGCACTGAATGTCCATTGA
- a CDS encoding biotin-dependent carboxyltransferase family protein → MSIEVISPGLGCSVQDRGRPGYYDVGIPPSGALDLQSALAANLLVGNGPDAPVIEAAYLGPQLRFTEPAVIAVTGAAMEARLNGDVVPQWESLAVATGDELTFGYLQQGARIYLAVGGGIDVPAVLGSRSTYAVGGFGGFQGRALQAGDVLAHGAGGTPGRVVPDHLRPALSREVDVRVALGLYDYRLTAAGLDRFLDSTWAVSPVADRMGLRYTGPELEWVDREQPFGAGSDPSNIVDAGYPIGSIQVPGGVEPIVLHRDAVSGGGYAMVATVISADLDLVAQCAPGTQTRFVPVSLDAAVEAREAARQVQQQLRSALQ, encoded by the coding sequence ATGTCCATTGAGGTCATCTCGCCGGGACTCGGCTGCAGCGTGCAGGACCGCGGGCGGCCCGGCTACTACGACGTGGGCATCCCGCCGTCGGGTGCCCTCGACCTGCAGTCGGCGCTCGCGGCGAACCTGTTGGTGGGCAACGGCCCGGACGCCCCGGTGATCGAGGCCGCGTACCTCGGCCCGCAGCTGAGGTTCACCGAGCCGGCCGTCATCGCGGTGACGGGCGCGGCGATGGAGGCCCGGCTGAACGGCGACGTCGTGCCCCAGTGGGAGTCGCTGGCGGTCGCGACCGGGGACGAGCTGACGTTCGGGTACCTGCAGCAGGGAGCGCGGATCTACCTGGCGGTCGGCGGCGGGATCGACGTCCCCGCCGTGCTGGGCAGCCGGTCGACCTACGCCGTCGGAGGCTTCGGCGGTTTCCAGGGCCGCGCGCTGCAGGCCGGGGACGTCCTGGCGCACGGTGCAGGGGGCACGCCCGGCCGCGTCGTCCCCGATCACCTGCGCCCCGCCCTGTCGCGCGAGGTGGACGTGCGAGTGGCGCTCGGGCTGTACGACTACCGGCTGACGGCGGCCGGGCTCGACCGCTTCCTCGACTCGACCTGGGCCGTCAGCCCGGTCGCCGACCGCATGGGCCTGCGCTACACCGGACCGGAGCTGGAGTGGGTCGACCGCGAGCAGCCGTTCGGCGCCGGCTCCGACCCGTCGAACATCGTCGACGCCGGCTACCCCATCGGCTCGATCCAGGTGCCCGGCGGCGTCGAGCCGATCGTGCTGCACCGCGACGCGGTGTCAGGAGGCGGGTACGCCATGGTCGCCACGGTGATCAGCGCCGACCTCGACCTCGTCGCGCAGTGCGCGCCCGGCACCCAGACGCGCTTCGTCCCGGTGTCGCTGGACGCCGCGGTCGAGGCGCGGGAGGCCGCCCGGCAGGTGCAGCAGCAGCTGCGATCGGCGCTGCAGTGA